Within Primulina tabacum isolate GXHZ01 chromosome 5, ASM2559414v2, whole genome shotgun sequence, the genomic segment atagtcatattctaaaaaaaaaatcatttttatttaataaaaaaatcataaaatagatTAGTAATTTcgtatatttaaaaataaccatatcctaaattttttttaaatcgttgtaaGTATTTCTGGATTTTTGAATAATCGTAtcaatcataacataaaaaaatataagaataaattgtttttccaatttttaatttatatataatctCTAATTTTTTCAcgtataaattatttaatataatacaataatctaaaaaaaatattaattaattattacagTCTTACCGTAACGGTAATAACCGTAAAACAATTAGTAAAACCGTAGAAGGTGATAGGCCCAACGAAATAGCCCAGACCCAATATTTCGAAGCCCAACATTGGCCCGATGTACTTGGTTTATTCTGTTCACGTATAAGCTTAGCACTAGGCGAGCGAGATTGAAAATGGCGAATGCTGAAAGCGAATCGATTAGGACAGCATCTGAAGAAATTTTGACAAGTTTTAAAACCCTAATTGATTCCCACGATTCGGAATCTCTAAAGCAATCCCAGCACCTCATGTACGTGTATATGGTCATGCACAATTTTGCATGTTTGATTCTGTATTGTAAAGCTAATTCATGGTTTTTACCATTGGGAAAATGTTGCAGATTGGGAAGATTGCAGGACAGCAACGCTGTATTATCGCACTTTAATGAATATTCCGGAAATTGTTTTGTTGCGGTGTCCGCCGATTTTGCCAGGAACACCCGCCTCTTACGATCCATGAAATCAGATCTCGATTACATTTTTCAAAAGCTTAGGTACGCAATCTTTCATTTCCTACAGTAATTTTCTGGCAGATTTGTTTGAAATTCAGGCGATATGTGTGATTTGAGCTGATTTCTTTGTGTTTTTTAACGTGTTCTATGGTCTCGGATGATTATATTTCTTTATTTTCTATGGTTTCCAGAATGAGAATTTGCTAGAATTCAGAAAAAAAGATGGTTGCTTTCTGGGATATGAAATCTCTACGACATATTTTACTTGTGAATAGCTTGTTAGAAATTCCACATTTATCATGTCAACAGTGAACCAGATAATCCTCGAGTGGTCTCGGAAATTTTGATAGAGCCAAAGCATCTATTTCtgcgaaaaattatatttatacatGATGTTTAAAGTTTCAAATTTGTGGGTTGGATTACCCTGTTTGCGCATTCGGCCCTATCCAAAACCTACCCTATACAAAACCTAGTTCGGATTGGTTGCTTTAATATCTCTTCTTCATCGTGTTTGTTCGAATTCGTTTTCAATAAATTCATTACATGTTTGTGTTGGGATGAAACACTTTTTATCCTTCATGTTTTGCTTGTTACCCTTTTTGGTTCATTTcgatattgtttatatgaaatttatattatagTTTATTCGAAAATAGTTTATcttctaatttatttaattatttctgCCGAAATATCTTAATTGGGTAAACATTGCTAAGGAGTGGTGCCCCCTCCTCCTGTGAGCATGGGAAGCAACATTGACATACTGCCTTATATTTTGTTTTGGATTGTTTCAAAAGGATCACCACATTGTTCTTTGCCCATTTGCCTATTGTTATTTTGCTTAGCTATGTTCAACTGTATGACACATTGTTTCCAGAAACAAGTAAGCCTACATGCTTGTCAAAATAGTTTGCCCTTCTGAAATGTTTTTAAATCTTAGGAGCCTGAAAGCGAAGTTATTATCTGCCTATCCAGATGCATTTCCTGATGATTCGACAATGGACGCCCTCGACCAAAGGCCAGACCTCGAATTGCCTAGGTGACTCGTAACATGTAAAATAACAATATATTCTGTCCTCTTTCTGGGACGAGTCCACATTTTCAAGAAACTTCTCGTGCATCCTGCACTTCTTTTCAAGTCGTGACAGGGTACATTTGTGGCTACTGACTGCATTGCTCTCTCTTTCATCTTCGTTGTGAAGCAAATGGATCCAAGTGTCTAACCTTCTACTAAATGTGAGAACTTGTATTTACGATTAGGGGTAGTAGTGATGTTTTACTTCTTCATAATCATCCCGAACTTTGCTGTTATTGTACAGATCAGATTTATTGAATATCTTGAGCCATTTCTAACCCTGTGCATGTTGGATATTAGcattatattttaaatcatgAGGATacgattattatttaatttttttgtgtggAAAAAAtaactgaatttttttattaacgATTCAtaatctatatttttttatggaagaTACGATCATCTATAGTTATAACAAAAACTGAATATCCTGTTGCGATAATAGAGAATCGAAGATATTTCAAAGAACTTAACAAGTGTGTGTGGTAAAAACAgttcaaattaatttttaaccgttgattttttttttaaaaaaaaacatataacaaGCCATTAACCTACAAGATTACAGAACAATAAAACTTTTTTCTTGAAACAATATTAAATAGCTAAAGAAAGAATCAGTATAGATGTAAACACCACCCCTGTTTGTCTCAGGCCTGATAACCATCATAAATGTCAATCCCATCGCTAACTACTCATAAATACAAAAGCATGAATGCTGGGAGAAGAGGAAATACATCTTTAAGAACAAAGAAAGAAGAACGGGATACGAAATCCTCTTCTCacctatacatatatatatagatcactAATTTCACCGACCAGTGAGTTTAGGCTGCATCTTCTTGAGCAAATAATGCATCACACAGATCGATTTTTTTCGTCAGAACTAGTCCGCTGCAGGTCAAAAGATTGATGTTGGGGAATGGAAGTGAGTCTTTGGTTTATGTTCAAGAAATCCTTGAACTTTCTGTCCTTAGGTCTTGGTTGTCACTTTTATCGGTGTCGGAATTATCCTGCTGATGGTCATTTCCTAGGCTACTTGCTCGAGTTCTTCTGTGCCTTCGATCCTAGAGAATCCAAGAATAATGATAACTTAAGGGTGATATAGGACAAGGGATAAAACATCCTAGTATGAATTTGTTacaagtataaatcaatgagctTTACAAGCAAATCGAGTTTGAGTATTGACATTTCAAGGAAGGGTCAAGGCAACAGACTATTTTGAGACTTTGTCACATGGTTTTCTAAAGCTAAAGGCAGTGACAATTTCATACCGATATATGGCGAGTTTTGATGCAAAAGCATTTGATGTTGACTTAAGTAGTACTTTAGAAAAAGCAGAAACGGATTTATGTTCGAAAATAATGGAGAAAgtagttttttaaaattttatttttttaacaagcTGAGGTCGAATCTTAAAAGCCACATTTTTTGCGGTTAAAGAAATACGTGAAAGAAGCATCTTTCGAAGGAATATAACTTTGTCCAAATAGCAACACAAGTTTAAACTAAAAGTTTTTAACTCTAAGAGCAGAGATGGTAAACGAGATCACTTGAAATTTTTGCTTCAAGAATTGCAGAACTGACCTCTCTTGGTATCGGATATTCTTCAGATTCAAGCATCCGGACAACCTGGGTCATCCTAGGTCTCTTGTCAGAATCTGGGTCAACACATCTCAAAGCAGTCAAAAGGGCCTTTTTAAGGGCGCGAGTTGATGGCCTCATCTCAATGTTTGGATCTACCACTTCCTCTGAACGCCTACTTCCAACCATCATTTTCAACCAGTCAACTAGATTAACCTGTAATTGAAAGTTTCACAAAATGCAACTAGACCACATAGCGATAATAATGCGTAAGAGCGAACAACTGATTAATACCTCTGATGCAGGGCGTCCATAGTCTACCGGATCCCTTCCAGTAATTGCTTCCAACAGCACAACCCCAAAACTATATACATCACtcttttcatttaaaagtccgGTATTTGCATATTCTGGAGCCACGTACCTGAGAAATATTTAATTACAAACTCAAGGCATGAAGAATGTTTGATCCAGTGGAGGTTGACTCAAGAATTTAGTTTGGAAAAACAAGTTAATGTGTTTCAAGTGATTAATTTCcgattttagaaaaaaaattaaatatgatatttgaattttttttatttgcggGACTACCTACTTGCCTTCTCTAGTTTCTTAACTCATCCAAACGACCTATAGGACGTAGGGTATTGCCATTCTACTAAAAGTTGTAGCTGATAGTAATAATACAAACTCAAATCTTCTATATGGTATAAGCACTGTCCTTGATCACTCTGCGATGCAAACAGTGACATAGTACAACAAGGTAGTTGTTGCTCTCCAACAATTTTGATACAACTTTTTGATATAGCTGAGCACAAATTGTAACAGATCAATAGCTCAACAGACAATGAGAAAAACATTTTATAAAAGAACTAACCCAAAGGTACCCATGACTCGGGTGGCGATGTAGCTTTTTCCAGCACCAAGCAGCTTAGCCAAACCAAAATCAGAGACCTTGGCATTGAATTCTTCATCTATCAGAATGTTGCTCGACTTTATATCTCGGTGAACGACTTTGGGTTCAATTGCCTCATGCAAGTAGGCAAGACTGCCAGATATATAACACATGTTACGAGTGgagaagaaaataaaatcaaagaaggtaataataataaataaaacagCTCAACCAACTTACGCTTTAGCTGTGCCTAGGAGAACCTTTATCCTAGCCTCCCAAGTAAGAAATCCATGGTGCCGCATTGCTCCATGGAGCCACTGTTCTAAATTGCCATTGTTTACGTACTCGTAAACTAGCATCCTAAAACGATAAGATTAAGTTCAGCAAGAGCAATTTAAGATGTTAAGAAAGAGCGATTATCAAAGAAACAAATATATAAACTAATATGTTGTTATGATGTCTGCTAAGGCTCTATACCATGGGTTCATTAGGACTATAAGGACTTTTTAATATAAACAATATTCTAAAAGGAATCACAAGGTACCCTGCTAAAGGAAAAACATTATATAATGTATCTGTGTGCATTGAATGACAATGGACAAATTCAAAGGAGCTGAGAGAAATAGCAAAGAAAGGAACTCTACCGTGAATTACCAAGTTTACAGCGAAATAGTTAAAGAATGGAAATCTATATAAAAAAAGGAACTCTATCATGGACAAAAACTGGACAAGATTTTATGCACATGTATACCTATGAGTTCCTTCGATACAATATCCCAAAAGCCGAACCAAATTTTTGTGACGCACATGGCCGATAGCTTCAACTTCCACCCCAAATTCTTTTTCTGCTTGACCTCTGGATTAGATAGATATAAACATAAATTTATAGAGAGAGATTAAAAAGTTATCTTAGTAGAAAAGTAAACAATGACGACATATGAAGAACATAAAATATCACAAAAGATATTCTAAACTTACAGGTTGTTGAGGAGCTTTTTAATGGCCACGGGAGCACCATTAGTGAGCTGTCCTCGGTAAACAACTCCATATCCACCCTCTCCTATAACATTTTCCTTCGAAAATCTATTTgttgcaagctcaagatcacgTAAAGTAAACCAATGACCCCAACCCAGATGAGAAAATTCAGGCAGACCACTTAGAGGAGATGGCGCAGTTATCGGATGTGACGAAGAAGGCTTATATACGGTAAAAGTCCCGGAACTCCCTTCATCTCCGGATTGTGATCCACAATAATCTTTATCAACATTATGGAAGGAACCAGTTTGACTACTGTTATCTGAATTCTTTGCTTTAGGCATTCCTAAAtggaccaaaaccttgtctgaTTCTTTGTCACTTGATTTGTCATGAATCGTGAGAAGAATTCCATCACGTGGAACAAAGCCATCGGTTGATATCTGCTCTACTCTTACTTCTTTAATTTCCTTTGAAACGGTAGGTATTTGGCTAAGAGGAAGTTTTGCTTGagcttttcttgatttcttaCGTGAGGTAAGATAAAATGTTAACACAAACAGGATTACCACAATCAAGAACCCAACAATAATTCCTATAACTTCCCAGACCTTGAGACCGAAGATGCCGGAACCCTTCGAGAGTTGTGCATCAAGATTAGAAGACATTATTCTTTAGGATGCTCAAACCACCTGTAGATTCTGCACAAAGGACAACAAAATTgtgttcaagtttggtaagcaCAAACGGGCATTAAATTGAGACCATGGCATAAGATTGCAATAATTCTCAATCCCGTCCTATCCCTAAGTTCTTTACAGATATATTATACCAAAGTTAGTTATTAATCAGCCAAGTCCTACACATAAGAAAATAATTAGGAATTAAATACTAGTGTTGGGAAGAAAAGGTAAAAATAACCATATAAAAACAGTCAAACACAAATAGATACACCAATGCGATGTACAGAAGATCCAAGATTATATATATCAAGTCCTATATCACTGCTTGCAACATAGTACCTCACGGAACCAAGATGAGAAAATGTTCCCATTAATTGAATTTACACAACTAGAACTTAAAAAAAGAATAGGAAATGAAATTGGAGAAAAGACCTCATCTCAAAAATCTGTTCACGATGTTACCTACCTTAGACTCTTAGAACAGGATACACAAGAGAAACCTTCAAATCCCAGATCCTGAAAAACCCATCGTTATATCACCACCACGGACAGGGAAAAAAATGACTTCAGAAACAGATCTATCTCCAAGAAAGATAAAAAAATCCACTCTGATAAAGCCCACATTCAAGAATTCCCCCAAAAATCAAATCTTTGGTCAAGACTTCTCAAATGGCAAATCTATATAAATTCTGTCCGTAATTTACAAAGAATCACCAAACATTTTAGCTTCAACATCACCACTCCATAAAGTCCCTGACCCAGTTGACAAAAACAAAACCGCTGCGTTTGCAAAGAATGTACAGGTGTATAGAATGCTATATGTCGCTGATAAATTAAATGTGCCattaaatatttgataattGTTGTTAGTGGTGAGGAATGAATGTGTctgaatatattattaaatgaaaaagatAAAGAGTGGGGTTGTCAGTGGTAGGCCATTGGAAAATGGCTTATAACAATAACAATAGCAATTACAATAGCAATGACAATAACACAAACGACTGTAGAACGGAAGATAAAGCATCATTCTTCCACGaccattatatatattatataacgtagataaataaatacacacatatcATGAATTTACCTTCTGAAAATTACTGTTTTCTAGAAATTTGTACATATATGACTTGTTATTTACTCGAAGCTAAACCAACCAGTTTCATTTATCGTATTCATCAACTCTTGACAAAGATGTAGTACAATGGGTAACAAAGCAGTTTTAGTGAGAATTGGTGGCTGCTTCTGTTATCATATATATTTCTTCAACTTGTGAAAAAATTGTGGTTGAAAATGGCCGTTAACAGacaggttaataaatacaaAATAGTTGATCTAAAAAGGCAGATGCGAAGTATTTTACATCGTTGGCGCTGAAAGTTGGACTCCTTTTGGCCTTGCGTACTGGGATATAGATACAAACGGTAGCAATATAAAAACAATTGATTTCTTGAATTAAGAAATCCATGCCAGGCCAGCTGGAGTTTTTTGTTAGCTGGTGAAATGAATATGCTATCTGCTTCATAGATTTTCTTTTTCAGCATATACATTTGGCATGTTACTTtatattttaacaaaattttatttataattggCTATCAAAACTGATTTTGGTAAATGAGTCAATCTCTTTGAAGATTTTGTTCATGCTGAATAATGTACGTATCCATTTTAACACATGACACGTGTGGTGAGTAGATAAATCATGATTATTCATTCAACCATAATATATAGATGAATGACCATAATTTATCATGTGTGCTGAGTGGATGAGGGTACTATCCATATAAGATAAAAGAATTCTATGAATCGTCTTCATTGTTGCCTATGTTATTATTATATGATAAATTATCAATGCGATACGGTTGACTATTTTTGTCATTTTAAATTTACATAAATGGATAAACGTATATCTTCATTTATTTAACCTATGTCCTATTTTCATTTTTCCAAATTGAAAATACTAAGATCTCGAGTTTAGTATGATATCTCGAGTTCGAGACTCGACTATAACAAACTATTCCTAATTAAAAAATAGATgttgatcttttttttttccaattaaaACAACGAGTCATTAGAGCTAATTAAGAATTCATAATTGTACAAGGTAACCGGCCCGGAAACTCACATATGACCACTTAAATGCCAGTTGGGTCTGTTTGATTTGGTCAAAAAAAAATGGTGAATCACACTAAGATTCAAAGGAAAttttaattcttttgtaataTAGTTTAGGCCTTAGGGTTaacaacaataaaaagtaatatttaaattaatccaAAATAATATTGTAAATAATTCTTACcaaaataatttgatatttaaattaatccagaataaaaatgtaaataatTCTTACCAAAATAATTTCGTATTAGGTCAGTTAGCGAATGATTCTTCATATGGAATTTTAACGGAACGCACTTTTGGCatgtaaattatatatattatattataatacatGAGAGTTTTGAGTAACTATTTTTTTAGGTCGGgatgcaattttttttataaataaaaatacctCTATTAGATTGTAAAAATACTTCATATtcgtttaattaaaaatatcataaaaatatattttaataaatttgtaATTTATCTGTAACTGATATAtcactattttttttatctttatctatattttaacaaattttaaatcatcacataacttttaacataaaaaaattattaataaaatttaaaattttcaattttaatataatatttagatgaaacatttttaaacataaaaaaatttgaatatatatgcACACATCACGTACTAAAAAACGCTAGTTTAGATAATACCTAGAAGACGTTTTCCGTAAGTAGTTTGAACTATATGCAAAGATATCACTTTTGTTAACCAGTAtatttagacaaaaacttgtgggagacggtctcacggatcgtattttgtgagacaaatctcttatttaagtcatccatgaaaaaagtattactttttatgctaagagtattactttttattgtgaatatcggtatgattgatccgtctcacagataaagattcttgagactgtctcacaagagacctactcacaTATTTATCATTTCGAGTATGCTAAACAAACTACAGTTTCTTactccaaaaaaatatatatacacacaaaaacttatatgaaATCGTCTCATGTATTAATTTTCTGATACATATATGTAACTCGACCcgattcataaaaaatattaaattttacattaaaagtattacttttgattttaaatatgGATCAAATTGATCCGTTTCACGAAAAtacattaataaaaaaaattaaataataaaattattccgCTTTTATTgactaaaattaaataattcgtTAGTTGTTAATAACGTAATCATGACG encodes:
- the LOC142546978 gene encoding putative receptor-like protein kinase At5g18500; this translates as MSSNLDAQLSKGSGIFGLKVWEVIGIIVGFLIVVILFVLTFYLTSRKKSRKAQAKLPLSQIPTVSKEIKEVRVEQISTDGFVPRDGILLTIHDKSSDKESDKVLVHLGMPKAKNSDNSSQTGSFHNVDKDYCGSQSGDEGSSGTFTVYKPSSSHPITAPSPLSGLPEFSHLGWGHWFTLRDLELATNRFSKENVIGEGGYGVVYRGQLTNGAPVAIKKLLNNLGQAEKEFGVEVEAIGHVRHKNLVRLLGYCIEGTHRMLVYEYVNNGNLEQWLHGAMRHHGFLTWEARIKVLLGTAKALAYLHEAIEPKVVHRDIKSSNILIDEEFNAKVSDFGLAKLLGAGKSYIATRVMGTFGYVAPEYANTGLLNEKSDVYSFGVVLLEAITGRDPVDYGRPASEVNLVDWLKMMVGSRRSEEVVDPNIEMRPSTRALKKALLTALRCVDPDSDKRPRMTQVVRMLESEEYPIPREDRRHRRTRASSLGNDHQQDNSDTDKSDNQDLRTESSRIS
- the LOC142546980 gene encoding kxDL motif-containing protein LO9-177-like, with product MANAESESIRTASEEILTSFKTLIDSHDSESLKQSQHLILGRLQDSNAVLSHFNEYSGNCFVAVSADFARNTRLLRSMKSDLDYIFQKLRSLKAKLLSAYPDAFPDDSTMDALDQRPDLELPR